The following proteins are co-located in the Solanum pennellii chromosome 8, SPENNV200 genome:
- the LOC107027726 gene encoding uncharacterized protein LOC107027726, whose translation MAMVDTGATHTFIDVNSAAKLGLKLTKSPSYVKTVNAKAQAIVGMTYGVSMSTGNWVGKHNLMVMPLGDFEMILGIDFLRKFQFVPFSHLDGIMIMNRDNAEFVKGVHSFGKVSNVVKKKDRGMMLFAMSIGKGMKRVPDCVAKLLKKFADVMPLEVPKTLPPRREIDHKIELLPGTVGPAQVPYRMDPKELVELRKQLNELLDAGLIQPYKAPYGAPVLFQKKQDGTMRMLRKACWFTKLDLRQSTGSDDIVIYSRTLDEHVNHLNMVKDLRSFLGLANYYRKFIAGYSKRAAALTDLLKKDAEWIWALPDFELPFEVHTDASDKAIGGVSTFFKTQKKLSPKQARWQEFLAEYDFMWEHKPGKHNQVADALSRKEVFAAVYSISKLETDFFDRIRERIVVPNQGGMRKDLMKEEYDSAWVGHSGVERMLALLSRVYFWPKMEDDIEAYVKTCHVCQVDKNERKKEASLLQPLRILEMPWLLVSMDFNFGFPKVDSKASIMVIVDRFSKYFVFIVAPELCSSEIAADLFYKYVVKYFGVPSDIVSDRDTKFTGRFWTALFNMMGIELKFSTANHPQTDGQTKRISHLLEEYLRHYVTVSQQNWVALLDTAQFCYTLLKSSVTEMSPFEIVLGKQSTTTLNIASKTRHRGLIPRYDGPFEVVKRVGEVAYRNRSKRAPPSVPTQFDAEIEKILDHRVLGTSKKNTKIELLIHWKGKSAANAVWEKSKDLWQFDA comes from the exons aTGGCTATGGTTGATACGGGAGCTACTCATACATTTATTGATGTTAATAGTGCTGCAAAATTGGGGCTTAAGTTGACTAAAAGTCCCTCCTACGTCAAAACAGTGAATGCTAAGGCACAAGCCATTGTGGGCATGACTTATGGAGTGTCTATGTCAACTGGAAATTGGGTAGGAAAACATAACTTGATGGTGATGCCGTTAGGAGATTTTGAGATGATACTTGGTATTGATTTTCTGAGAAAATTCCAGTTTGTTCCTTTTTCACATTTAGATGGAATAATGATTATGAATAGGGATAATGCTGAATTTGTAAAGGGTGTTCATTCATTTGGGAAAGTCAGTAAtgttgtaaagaagaaggataggGGAATGATGTTGTTTGCTATGTCAATTGGCAAAGGAATGAAGAGG GTGCCTGATTGTGTGGCCAAGTTGTTGAAAAAGTTTGCTGACGTGATGCCGCTTGAAGTACCAAAGACTTTGCCACCAAGGAGGgaaattgatcataaaattgAGTTGCTGCCAGGTACGGTTGGTCCTGCACAAGTTCCTTATCGTATGGATCCTAAGGAACTGGTTGAATTGCGGAAACAGTTAAATGAATTGTTGGATGCTGGTCTGATTCAACCATATAAGGCTCCATatggtgctcctgttttgttccAAAAGAAACAGGATGGAACGATGAGAAT GTTGAGAAAAGCATGCTGGTTCACGAAACTTGATCTTAGGCAGTCTACTGGCAG CGATGATATTGTTATCTATAGTCGAACATTGGATGAACATGTCAATCACTTAAATATGGTTAAGGATTTGCGATCGTTTCTTGGGTTGGCTAACTATTACAGAAAGTTCATTGCGGGTTATTCAAAAAGGGCAGCGGCTCTGACTGACTTGTTGAAGAAAGATGCTGAATGGATATGGGCT TTGCCTGATTTTGAATTGCCATTTGAAGTACATACTGATGCGTCTGATAAGGCTATTGGAGGCGT CAgtacatttttcaaaacacaAAAGAAATTGAGTCCAAAACAAGCAAGATGGCAAGAGTTTCTGGCAGAATATGATTTCATGTGGGAACACAAGCCGGGAAAACACAACCAGGTTGCTGATGCATTGAGTCGGAAAGAGGTATTTGCTGCagtatattcaatttcaaaacttgAGACTGATTTCTTTGATAGAATCAG GGAGAGAATAGTCGTACCAAATCAGGGTGGAATGCGCAAAGACTTGATGAAGGAAGAGTATGATTCCGCTTGGGTTGGACATTCGGGTGTTGAAAGAATGTTGGCTCTATTGTCTCGTGTTTATTTCTGGCCAAAGATGGAAGATGACATAGAAGCATACGTGAAGACTTGTCATGTCTGTCAAGTAGACAAGAATGAACGTAAAAAGGAAGCAAGTTTACTGCAGCCTTTGCGTATTCTTGAAATGCCTTGGTTATTAGTAAGTATGGATTTCAATTTTGGATTTCCTAAGGTAGACAGCAAAGCATCGATAATGGTGATAGTAGACAGgttctcaaaatattttgttttcattgtTGCACCTGAATTGTGTTCATCTGAGATTGCTGCTGATTTATTCTATAAATATGTGGTTAAATACTTTGGTGTTCCGTCTGACATTGTGAGTGATAGGGATACAAAGTTCACAGGCAGGTTTTGGACAGCATTGTTCAATATGATGGGAATTGAGTTGAAATTTTCTACTGCGaatcatccacaaacagatGGACAGACAAAAAGGATTAGTCACTTATTAGAGGAATACTTGAGGCATTATGTGACAGTAAGTCAACAGAATTGGGTTGCGTTGTTAGACACTGCGCAGTTTTGTTATACTCTGCTCAAGTCGTCTGTAACAGAAATGAGCCCTTTTGAAATCGTTTTAGGCAAACAGTCTACGACGACATTGAAT ATTGCAAGTAAGACTAGGCATCGAGGTTTGATTCCTAGGTATGATGGTCCATTTGAAGTGGTGAAACGAGTGGGCGAAGTTGCATATAG GAACAGATCAAAGAGGGCTCCTCCATCAGTACCTACACAGTTTGATGCTGAAATTGAGAAAATCCTTGATCATCGGGTTTTGGGCACAAGTAAGAAAAATACAAAGATAGAATTATTGATTCATTGGAAAGGCAAGAGTGCAGCTAATGCAGTTTGGGAGAAATCAAAGGACTTATGGCAGTTTGATGCTTAA